A window of the Lactuca sativa cultivar Salinas chromosome 7, Lsat_Salinas_v11, whole genome shotgun sequence genome harbors these coding sequences:
- the LOC128127330 gene encoding leucine-rich repeat receptor protein kinase MSP1-like, protein MAEFHHEDPYYLPMAANGWIEEELEEVHEENPEEVPEEYKEEDYEEEDSDEESDEEETAGEIISEPYLIRSRQETLSPPSFQEDYVDKLFNEIPGDEFWSELKAIRWYPISIDPPLTGHPWMWFDKWLLKEHISSEAHNLNLAGFFQLVVPFHIDDQALLYMGTRKIFLQEAGGLSYQHEKYHVPIIHTDIRTSNILLDRELQQKIANFGLIRLLPEDTTHLSTKFSGTLTIAVHFTNPFHVSTRVADKCNDGTLLLQVILHSQVKANLTIHDSWLDLKDGFTLAGESQSNGRPTSAFFPLVVPSTSRAGIL, encoded by the exons ATGGCTGAATTTCACCACGAAGACCCTTACTACCTTCCCATGGCAGCCAACGGATGGATCGAGGAGGAGCTAGAAGAGGTTCATGAGGAGAACCCAGAAGAGGTTCCTGAGGAATACAAAGAGGAGGATTACGAGGAGGAGGATTCTGATGAAGAGTCAGACGAAGAGGAAACCGCTGGAGAGATCATTAGCGAACCTTACCTTATTAGGAGCAGGCAAGAGACCCTTTCACCTCCTTCCTTCCAG GAAGATTATGTAGACAAGTTGTTCAATGAAATTCCAGGAGACGAGTTTTGGTCTGAACTAAAAGCCATCAGATGGTATCCTATTTCTATTGACCCACCTTTGACCGGACATCCATG gATGTGGTTTGACAAATGGTTGTTGAAGGAGCACATAAGTTCAGAGGCACACAACCTCAACTTG GCTGGATTTTTTCAA CTAGTTGTCCCTTTCCACATTGACGATCAAGCTCTTTTATATATGGGTACCAGAAAGATTTTCTTACAGGAAGCAGGGGGTCTTTCATATCAACATGAAAAGTACCATGTTCCAATCATCCATACAGATATAAGAACTAGCAACATTCTACTTGATAGAGAATTGCAGCAAAAAATAGCAAATTTTGGGCTTATAAGACTGCTACCAGAAGATACGACTCATCTTAGCACAAAATTCTCAGGGACTTT GACTATAGCTGTTCACTTCACCAACCCATTCCATGTCAGCACACGTGTAGCAGATAAATGCAATGATGGCACCTTGCTTTTGCAG GTGATACTCCACTCACAAGTGAAGGCTAACTTAACCATACACGATTCTTGGCTGGACCTAAAAGACGGTTTTACCCTTGCTGGTGAAAGTCAAAGTAATGGAAGACCAACATCCGCCTTCTTTCCACTTGTAGTTCCTTCTACATCAAGAGCCGGAATCTT atgA
- the LOC111878387 gene encoding trafficking protein particle complex II-specific subunit 130 homolog, with amino-acid sequence MNPDSDTILNIKYKISGDRNHGSHTPMFEDESSQMLTFKSALVLQRPVLEPCLAVGFLPLPPEGLRVGQLFTMKWRVERLKYLEDEQYDEVVYEINANSENWMIAGRKRGHAPLSTKQGSRIEISILCVPLVAGYMRPPQLELPDIGEGNISCNPAGPRLVCVSPPPLSSSFCIPIPIPA; translated from the exons ATGAATCCTGATAGTGATacgatattaaatataaaatataaaatatctgGGGATAGAAATCATGGATCGCATACTCCTATGTTTGAGGATGAGTCTTCACAGATGTTGACTTTTAAGAGTGCTCTTGTTTTACAAAGACCAGTGTTGGAACCTTGTTTGGCAGTTGGTTTTCTTCCCCTTCCTCCAGAAGGCCTTAGAGTCGGCCAGCTTTTTACTATGAAGTGGCGAGTTGAAAGGTTGAAGTATCTCGAGGACGAACAATAC GATGAGGTAGTATATGAAATAAACGCAAATTCTGAAAACTGGATGATTGCTGGGAGGAAGCGAGGCCATGCACCTCTCTCCACAAAGCAAG GTTCACGAATAGAGATTTCAATCCTATGCGTGCCATTGGTTGCTGGGTACATGCGCCCCCCACAACTGGAGTTACCGGACATTGGTGAGGGTAATATTAGTTGCAACCCAGCTGGGCCCCGCTTGGTCTGTGTTTCCCCTCCACCTCTCAGCTCCTCCTTCTGTATTCCCATTCCCATTCCTGCCTAG